Part of the Suricata suricatta isolate VVHF042 chromosome 8, meerkat_22Aug2017_6uvM2_HiC, whole genome shotgun sequence genome, aagccagccctgccctgggcccacCTCAGATCTACACCAGCCTGCAGGCCTGAGAGGGCCAAGCATGGGTGCCTGGGGTCACCATGGGGATCTCCTGCCTAACGTCTGGCCAGAGCTGCTGCGTGTCCCTCACAGAAACCGTTTACACCAGAGCCGCCAGCCTGTGCCCCTGCCTGGGGGGCTGCTCTGGAGGACTGGGCGGGGGGAGCGAGCATCGTGTTTGTGAAGCGCCTCCCACTGGGATCTACACCTTCCAACCCAGCACAGAGGATTCTCAAATTCTGCAAATCAAAACAAGGACCCTAAACCAGCAACTGCCCTGTAGGAGTCCCCGGAGACCATGTAAGTCATCTTGGAAAATGGTTCGTTCTGATGCCCGTTTCCGTGAGTTAGGAAATCAAGGTTCAGTTTGCGCATCCCACCACCCGGCTGACGTGGGACTGTCCTGGCAGGTGTCTCCTACGGTGGGTGTGGCCCCTCGAAACAGGGTCCAGGCCACCCTAGATTCGCCACAAGAGGACAAGACCTTGGTAACAGCCGCCTCCGCTTGTGACCCTCGCTTCTCGCCTCCCGGTTACCCACCCCTCCCACCAAGCCGGCCCCCAGCAGCCCAGTCTCCTCAACAGCTTCTTGAAAGGGCTTCACACCCATTCCAGAATGTTCTGTCAGTTCATTGGCCGAGATGAACTTGGATGAGATCCTTGCTCCTTGTATGGCAGCCCCTGCTAGACTGAAACGGTCCCGCCCCCGCACCCAACTTTCCCAGCAAGAAACTGACTCCCGGTGGTGCGTGTCCCTCCCTTCTGCCTGCACCGCCCACCACCTCTGAAATCCGTGGGCTCATCTAGGATCCTGCGTTGCTTCGTCAGCCTCCGGACTCCGCTCCTCGGTAGGACTCCACTCCGTCTCCCGTAGGGAGCAAGGGGCCTGCACGGGGGTGCCCACACTTGGCACGGTCAGATGTTTCCATGCTCCTCTGGTGCTCCCCATCTTCACGGTGATATGTGCGCCCTCCAGGGgaaggcccccagcccctgccccgggcCTCCCTCCAGTCCAGACGGGAGCTCCATGGATGGGAGCCACACTCACTGCCACCCCCAGCGCCCGCCCGGTGTCCCTGGACAGCCacagctccctgccctgggtCCTGGCCTAGGGGCCTCCATACatctggtgggggggggagtaGCTGGGTTTTGGGTGTAAGCATGGGGAGCCCATGTCCTCCCTGCAAACTCCTGCTCACCTTTACCCCCCAGCTTTGCTGTCACCCCTGCAGGTCCCCAAGCCTCTTGTAGCAGCTGTCCCTTGACTGGCCCATGTCCTGGGGCTCCAAGGGCAGAGTGCCTCCTCAGCACGccctccaggagccccaagaacaGGCAGGGGTCTGCAGGAGACCCAGCCGCGTGGGGCGATCTGGGACACGGGTCTGAGGCCGGCCTCTGGGTGGGCGTCATCCTCCTACCTGCTGCCTCCCTGCACCCCAAGTGCAGGCGGGTGCCTGGCTGAGTCTGGCCCTGTGGGGAACTGTATGGGGGCAGTGTGGAGGGTaagtggggagaggaggcagcagggagcccagggaggcGTGGGGTGCAGGAAGGGGGCACTTTACCACTGGGGAATGGGGGCACCCTGAGGTTTGGGGAGGCTCTGAATGCAGACAGAGGCAGCGCTGATGCCCACGGGGCCTGAGGgcaaagggtggggagggggcctggctcCCCTGGGAAGATGGGAGGAGAAGGTGTAGAGATGCCTCAGGGCAAGGGGACTTAGAGGAGGACTGGGCCAATAGCAGAACAAGATCAGGCCCAGGTAGGGCTTTGGGGACCATGGCAAAGAGCCCAGCAGTGAGGGGTGTCTGTCTGTCCACCCATTTGTCCTGCCTTCGTCATCCACAGAGCACCCCACGCTGGGATCTGGGGGAGTGACTCAGACCCGGCCCGGGTCTCCTTGGGCACCGGGGCACTGCGCGGAGGGCCTGCGCCGGCGGCCGCATGGTGAAGGCTGGGGTGGGTGTGGTGTCCAGGGTGCCGGGGCTGAGGCCCGGCGGGGGCAGCAGGCGGTACCTTTGCAGGAGGCCAGCAAACAGCAAAAACAGCTCCGACCTGGCCAGGCTCTTCCCTACGCAGACTCGGCGGCCTGCAAGGGAAACCGAGGCCTGGGGCTCCAGGCCTGCTTTTGGCTCCTGGAGTGGGGGTGACCTGGGAGCAAGCTCCAGTGAGCGGGGTACGGGTCAGCTCTGGAGGACAGGGGTGGGGCGCCAGACGAAGTGGGCAATGGGAGGCCCAGGAGCCTGAACTTCTGTGAGGTCCCTGGTGACTGGGCTCCTTGGGGGCGAGGGACCCCGCACCACCCCTGCCCTACTAGCTGGGAGTACCTGCAGAGAAAGGCAGGAAGGCTGCCCGCTTGACAAAGCGCCCATCAGCATCCAGGAAGTGGCCCGGGTTGAACTGGCGAGGGGTCTCCCACTGCGTCTTGTCCAGGAGCACGGAGCTCAGCAGAGGGATCACAGTTGTGCCCTGAGGGTAGGCACAGGTGGGCTAGGCCAGGTGGCCCCGGGAGACTGCCAGCTGTGCTCCCTCTGACccacagcaggaaggaggaggagcccACCTTGGGGAGAAGGTAGCCACCCAGCCGGGTGTCGGCCGCCAGGCACCGCGGCGCATGGGGCAAGAGGGCGATGCAGCGCTGGACCTCATGCAGCACGGCGTTGGTGTAGGGCAGTGCCTGCTGGTCCTCCAGCCGAGGGGGCCGCCTGAGCCCCAGCACCCGGTCCAGCTCCTCCTGCACCCGGCCTGCGGGCAGGAGGATGGACACCCTGTCCTTGTAAGCCTCAGTCCCCTGGGCCCCGGGGACCCCCCCACACAAAGCAGGTGGCTGGGGGCTTACCTTGCACACTCGGGTGCTTGCCCATCAGGAGGGCAGCCCACTGCAGCGTGGCAGAAGTGGTCTCTATACCGGCCATGACCATGTCCAGGACACAGGCCAGCATGTCAGCCTCAGCCCACAGGCCTTGGGGGTCTTTCCCCTGCAGATGTGGGTTAGAGCAGACTCAGCCAGAAGCTGGGCTCCATGGACACCCCCTCTCTCCAGCTCCGGGCTCAAGAAAGGGTTGGGAGGAAAGGAGTCAGGTTAGGGAGCACCTGCTACATTCTGGCCTCGCCACATCCTTGCAGCCACCCCTTGAGGCAGGCACTGCAAatgccccatttcac contains:
- the LOC115297575 gene encoding cytochrome P450 2W1, coding for MALLLAGLLLLLGLWGLLWTCTHTPSPAFRWPPGPCPLPLIGNLHLLRVTQQDRSLMELSERYGPVFTVHLGRQKMVVLAGYEAVREALVGTGSELADRPPIAIFQLIQGGGGIFFSSGARWRAARQFTMRTLHDLGAGRGPMADKILQELRCLMGQLDSYGGRPFPLALLGWAPSNVTFTLLFGRRFDYQDPVFVSLLSLIDDVMVLLGTPSLQLFNIYPWLGALLQLHRPVLRKIEEVRAILRTLLETRRPLRPGAGPGHSYVDALIQQGQGKDPQGLWAEADMLACVLDMVMAGIETTSATLQWAALLMGKHPSVQGRVQEELDRVLGLRRPPRLEDQQALPYTNAVLHEVQRCIALLPHAPRCLAADTRLGGYLLPKGTTVIPLLSSVLLDKTQWETPRQFNPGHFLDADGRFVKRAAFLPFSAGRRVCVGKSLARSELFLLFAGLLQRYRLLPPPGLSPGTLDTTPTPAFTMRPPAQALRAVPRGARPPPHPLPSGPVGISAASVCIQSLPKPQGAPIPQCSPQGQTQPGTRLHLGCREAADPCLFLGLLEGVLRRHSALGAPGHGPVKGQLLQEAWGPAGVTAKLGGKDIHQGAQGVVGQEGADGPLNAGSCGCGAPASWL